One Vespula pensylvanica isolate Volc-1 chromosome 3, ASM1446617v1, whole genome shotgun sequence DNA window includes the following coding sequences:
- the LOC122627525 gene encoding prolactin regulatory element-binding protein yields the protein MPSRRNKGGLLARVNFPLYTLQMLTSRHILVGGGGGSSKTGVANGFEIFELLHDGVQFLAEEVTRHETGPTVVMNCATYNNEKRSWILAGQENHCQLYNVNTKIINVENGEVIKKAGNIIKDNVRNRKVNDKIEEEQTMKGKVQELKNDNYNIKCKKLQLIIKPIDSVQTDFSEDESLQRIVRISFNGKFMATGGTDGCIRIWKFPQLQKVHDLKAHQKEIDDIDFSSDNNSLITIAKDGKAILWNVASGSLRKELTWSTPNNTKYMYKRCRFRISEENKLLNQLFLLSNATMGKDPSFLQLWDTESGNIIKFITYKETLSALTVSDDGKFVAVGTMFSGSVDIYVAFSLRRVLHVSGAHNMFVTGLEFLPTKLDGPPITSNSETAVISISIDNRICIHSIPFRHTIPFWLGMLLIILSICAAFIFCSYLGI from the exons ATGCCTTCTAGAAGAAATAAAGGTGGTCTCTTGGCTAGGGTTAACTTTCCCCTTTACACTTTGCAAATGTTGACCAGTAGACATATACTAgttggaggtggtggtggatcTTCAAAAACTGGAGTTGCAAATGGATTT GAAATATTTGAACTTCTTCATGACGGAGTACAATTTCTTGCCGAAGAAGTTACAAGACATGAAACTGGTCCTACCGTAGTCATGAACTGTGCTACgtataataatgagaaaagGTCTTGGATACTTGCTGGTCAAGAAAATCATTGTCAGTTGTATAATGTAAAcactaaaataataaatgtagaaaatgGAGAAGTAATTAAAAAGGCTGGCAATATAATAAAGGATAATGtcagaaatagaaaagttaatgataaaatcgaagaagagcagacaatgaaaggaaaagtacAAGAacttaaaaatgataattataatattaagtgTAAAAAGTTACAGTTAATTATAAAACCTATTGATAGTGTTCAAACAGATTTTag tgAAGACGAATCGCTACAAAGAATAGTTCGTATAAGTTTCAATGGAAAATTTATGGCTACTGGTGGTACAGATGGTTGCATAAGAATATGGAAATTTCCACAATTGCAAAAAGTGCATGATTTGAAAGCacatcaaaaagaaatagatgatATCGATTTTAGCTCagataataattcattgataaCTATAGCTAAAGATGGCAAAGCTATTTTATGGAATGTTGCCAGTGGTTCATTAAGAAAAGAACTCACATGGAGTACTccaaataatacaaaatatatgtacaaaagATGTCGATTTAGAATATcagaggaaaataaattattgaatcagctatttcttctttctaatgCAACTATGGGAAAAGATCCAAGTTTTCTTCAGTTATGGGATACAGAATCtggaaatataattaaatttattacttacaaGGAAACTTTATCTGCTTTAACAGTCTCTGATGATGGAAAATTTGTAGCTGTTGGAACAATGTTTTCTGGTAGTGTAGACATATACGTAGCTTTCAGCTTAAGAAGAGTACTACATGTATCTGGAGCACACAATATGTTTGTAACTGGTTTAGAGTTCTTACCAACAAAATTAGATGGACCACCCATCACTAGTAATTCAGAAACTGCAGTAATTAGCATTTCTATAGATAACAGAATTTGTATACACAGTATACCATTTAGAC ATACAATACCATTTTGGCTCGGCATGCTGTTGATAATTCTGAGTATTTGTGCagcatttatattttgtagCTATCTTGGTATTTGA
- the LOC122627519 gene encoding mutS protein homolog 4-like, with amino-acid sequence MNVIRNDNAASLRGRTRGRGRGKLREIITNVLPKYRFDFGIRKPLVDLCPTNSNILKTTTHRTLKSASTSSFLPSSTRKGSLGSNATRTPGSNTSTESCVILAITSGRGEARGEVGIAAIDIHHSHLILCQMSDYQTYINTLTKIYIFNPVEILMPDTICNERRNRNKLYCSVKEKFPNLCITPVSRIHFNESIGLERVKTHCAKEYSTVELFLKQKYYALASASALLKYIEFIQHIVYAPKSIRIEFQGSPNTTVIDIESAQSLELVVSQCGQPNASLLNSMDHCVTPMGRRLLRASILQPLCDEKIIIERQSSVTELMSNRSLCNLVQPFVRRLYGADRLLSLSMMTSQNNTVQNAERNLNYVLLLKNSLDIVPELREALESGQALFFTKVRKNLENSQFEIMKNKILEIIHPDAKSLVGYTSSNMQRCFAIKPGINDLLDIARQTYCELISDMKTLVENLAIQYKMNLSLECNSSLGFYILAEISRHSDFQPSDLPSDFVQVQKNKNTYSMTTNKLLVLSHQCKIACEDLHIMSNTILNDLLVNIREHIGCLYQLSADVAELDLIISLACISSSPEYVQPIFGPRLELIDSLHPIMGIFGTERPVPNDVKASIPYNHHTIIGPNMSGKSIYLKQIVLLHIMAQIGCYVPARKAEFRITDRIFCRICFRDDIECNASTFVVEMKETQYILQSITPKSLVILDELCRGTTVEEGSSITWAICERLLITTAFTFSATHFRYLTKLAEIYYNVTNHCFKTETKYIEGLNEARLIYTHKLMVGVTPIDNYGIALAEVSGLPVSITTKAREYAKKEVTIMKKDDYFMEPNSWEKTCYNRVAEIYKLIENNEFNRKNIVSLIHELDVCKTDEFRKMQQEDKDLCKALESFESVQTSNLNWHNMELSPTNRVNDIATYFDVNTNFMMEINLRKEANIVQNSNKQFGDITDKNRKETFAGQSWFRKNTDLSTIKQNPSYVTRSTHMSPFKINEAGRKLTTLINTTSKLLFNSDESSKKQTDSNTSKTSLRIEQSNNVDKKDSLSIQTISMMSPSISFRSSQVSQLHKYSLMESDFDPSLSRASILTDIAGINTYDKQLNIFKNSENNKCEKLEFS; translated from the exons ATGAATGTTATACGTAATGATAATGCGGCTTCGTTAAGAGGACGAACTAGAGGTAGAGGACGAggaaaattaagagaaataataacaaatgttTTACCAAAATATC gCTTTGATTTTGGAATTCGAAAGCCATTGGTCGATCTATGCCCCACgaattcaaatattttgaaaactaCAACGCATCGCACGCTAAAAAGTGCATCCACGTCGTCTTTTCTTCCAAGTTCGACTCGCAAAGGAAGTTTAGG ATCAAATGCCACGAGAACACCAGGAAGTAACACATCCACGGAATCTTGCGTGATACTcg CAATAACATCCGGTCGTGGCGAAGCAAGAGGAGAAGTTGGAATAGCTGCGATAGATATTCATCATTCTCATTTAATTCTTTGTCAAATGAGCGATTATCAGACATATATCAATACCTTGacaaaaatttacatatttaatccAGTGGAG ATTCTGATGCCTGACACTATTTgcaatgaaagaagaaacagaaataaactGTATTGTTCTGTCAAAGAGAAATTTCCTAATCTATGTATCACTCCAGTATCGAGAATTCATTTTAATGAGTCTATCGGATTGGAACGTGTAAAAACTCATTGTGCGAAAGAATACTCGACagtagaattatttttgaaacaaaa ATATTACGCGTTAGCATCAGCATCAGCTTTATTGAagtatatagaatttattcaACATATCGTTTATGCACCAAAATCGATCAGAATTGAGTTTCAAGGCTCACCCAATACCACTGTTATAg ACATAGAAAGTGCACAAAGTTTAGAATTAGTTGTGTCTCAATGTGGTCAACCAAATGCTAGCCTTTTGAATTCTATGGACCATTGCGTTACACCAATGGGTAGAAGACTTTTAAGAGCATCTATTTTACAACCTCTTTGcgacgaaaaaataataatagaacgtCAAAGTAGCGTTACTGAATTAATGTCGAATCGTTCATTATGCAATCTTGTACAG CCTTTTGTAAGAAGATTGTATGGCGCGGATCGTCTTTTAAGTCTTTCTATGATGACTTCACAAAACAATACTGTACAAAATGcagagagaaatttaaattacgtgcttctgttaaaaaattctcttGACATTGTGCCAGAATTGCGAGAAGCACTTGAAAGTGGTCAAGCTCTATTTTTTACTAAAGTtcgaaaa AATTTAGAGAATTCacaatttgaaataatgaaaaataaaattctagaAATAATACATCCTGATGCAAAATCTCTAGTAGGATATACATCATCGAACATGCAACGATGTTTTGCTATTAAACCTGGCATTAATGATTTATTGGATATTGCTCGACAAACATATTGCGAACTTATAAGTGATATGAAAA ctTTGGTGGAAAACTTAGcgatacaatataaaatgaatttatcacTAGAATGCAATTCATCCTtaggattttatattttagcaGAAATATCTCGTCATTCAGATTTCCAACCCTCTGATTTACCATCAGATTTCGttcaa gtacaaaaaaataaaaacacctATTCTATGACGACAAACAAATTATTAGTATTGAGTCATCAGTGTAAAATTGCTTGTGAAGATCTTCATATAATGAGCAACAC aattttaaatgatttgCTTGTAAACATTCGCGAACACATCGGCTGTCTTTATCAACTAAGTGCTGATGTTGCAGAATTAGATTTAATAATCTCTTTGGCTTGTATCAGTTCATCTCCTGAATATGTACAACCAATCTTTGGACCAAGATTAGAACTTATAGATTCATTACATCCTATAATGGGAATATTCGGAACAGAACGACCTGTACCCAATGATGtg AAAGCATCAATACCTTACAATCATCATACCATAATTGGACCTAACATGAGTGGTAAATCAATTTACTTGAAACAAAtagttttattacatattatggCACAG attggTTGCTACGTTCCAGCAAGAAAAGCGGAATTCAGAATTACCGATCGTATATTTTGTAGAATATGTTTTCGCGATGACATAGAATGTAATGCTTCCACCTTCGTTGTTGAG aTGAAAGAAACACAATACATTCTACAATCAATTACACCTAAATCATTAGTGATCTTAGACGAGCTTTGTAGAGGTACCACTGTTGAAGAAGGTTCATCTATTACATGGGCAATATGCGAAAGACTATTGATTACCACCGCGTTTACTTTCAGTGCGACACATTTTCGTTACCTCACCAAATTAgctgaaatatattataatgttacaaa cCATTGTTTCAAAACTGAAACTAAATATATAGAAGGTTTAAACGAAGCtagattaatatatacacacaaactaATGGTAGGTGTAACTCCCATTGATAATTATGGTATTGCATTAGCCGAAGTATCAGGTCTTCCGGTTTCTATTACTACCAAAGCTCGAGAatatgcaaaaaaagaagttacaataatgaaa aAAGATGATTATTTTATGGAACCGAATTCATGGGAGAAGACATGTTATAATCGTGTTgcagaaatatataaactcatagaaaataatgaattcaatcgtaaaaatattgttagtCTTATACATGAACTTGATGTTTGTAAAACAGACGAATTTAGAAAAATGCAACAAGAAGACAAAGATTTGTGTAAAGCTTTGGAAAGTTTTGAATCAGTTCAAACATCTAATTTAAATTGGCACAATATGGAGCTCTCTCCTACAAATCGAGTAAATGATATAGCAACTTACTTTGAcgttaatacaaattttatgatGGAAATAAATCTGAGAAAAGAAGCAAATATAGTGCAGAATTCAAATAAACAATTTGGAGATATCActgataaaaatcgaaaagaaacatttgcAGGACAATCTTGGTTCAGAAAAAATACTGATTTAAGTACAATTAAACAAAATCCGAGCTATGTTACACGCTCGACACATATGTCTCCTTTCAAAATTAATGAAGCCGGTCGCAAATTAACAACATTGATAAATACAACTTCTAAATTATTGTTTAACTCAGATGAATCGTCAAAAAAGCAAACAGATTCAAATACTTCTAAAACCTCTTTACGAATTGAACAATCGAATAACGTCGATAAGAAAGATTCCTTATCTATTCAAACTATATCAATGATGTCCCCATCAATTTCTTTCAGATCTTCACAAGTTTCTCAActtcataaatattctttaatggAATCAGATTTTGATCCTTCTTTATCAAGAGCGTCTATCCTAACAGATATAGCAGGAATTAATACTTATGATAAACagctaaatatttttaaaaacagtgaaaataacaaatgtgaaaaattagaattttcctaa